The Corynebacterium suranareeae genome window below encodes:
- a CDS encoding Lrp/AsnC ligand binding domain-containing protein — MRSEVKSNCLKALPETLALYNVSGNEDYLVHVAVSDSTALQALIIDKFLALPQVAHCRTQLIFGDPWAAPLQHSPE, encoded by the coding sequence ATGCGCAGTGAGGTGAAGTCGAACTGTTTGAAGGCGCTGCCGGAGACTCTTGCGCTCTACAACGTGAGTGGTAATGAGGACTACCTCGTCCACGTCGCGGTGTCTGATAGTACAGCGCTGCAGGCTCTGATCATTGACAAGTTTCTTGCCCTGCCGCAGGTCGCGCATTGCCGGACCCAGCTGATCTTCGGCGATCCGTGGGCAGCCCCGTTACAGCACTCTCCAGAGTGA
- a CDS encoding heavy-metal-associated domain-containing protein, giving the protein MTTPTSPLLPLASDGCGCCAPSTPSATVSAPAVAAATDATLEGPTTYQVTGMTCGHCAGNVTEAVSALPQVDDVQVDLIAGGVSIVTVTGSVPLETVHRAIEETGYTVLS; this is encoded by the coding sequence ATGACCACCCCGACTTCCCCCTTGCTGCCGCTGGCCTCCGACGGTTGTGGATGCTGCGCGCCCTCTACGCCGTCCGCGACCGTCTCCGCCCCGGCCGTGGCCGCGGCAACCGATGCAACACTTGAAGGTCCCACCACCTACCAGGTCACAGGCATGACCTGCGGACACTGCGCCGGCAACGTCACCGAGGCGGTGAGCGCTCTGCCCCAGGTCGACGACGTCCAGGTCGACCTCATCGCCGGTGGGGTCTCCATCGTCACGGTCACGGGTTCCGTGCCCCTGGAAACCGTTCACCGGGCAATTGAGGAGACCGGCTACACCGTCTTGTCCTGA
- a CDS encoding copper-translocating P-type ATPase has product MSTPHHHGDHPAPETDHTHHPNHAGHEHHADAATHGQAMPHDHPHSTVDEEHQVHSHGEHAGHSAAMFRDRFWWSLILSVPVVFFSPMFADLLGYNIPEIPGAYWIPPVLGTIIFLYGGTPFLKGAMTELKSRQPGMMLLIAMAITVAFIASWVTTLGLGGFHLDFWWELALLVTIMLLGHWLEMRALGAASSALDALAALLPDEAEKVVDGTTRTVAISELAVDDVVLVRAGARVPADGTIIDGAAEFDEAMITGESRPVYRDTGETVVAGTVATDNTVRIRVEATGGDTALAGIQRMVADAQASSSRAQALADRAAAFLFWFALIAALITAVVWTIIGSPDDAVVRAVTVLIIACPHALGLAIPLVIAISSERAAKSGVLIKDRMALEHMRTIDVVLFDKTGTLTEGAHAVTGVAPATGIAEGELLALAAAAEADSEHPVARAIVTAAAAHPEASQRQLRATGFTAASGRGIRATVDGAEILVGGPNMLREFNLTTPGELADITGSWAQRGAGVLHVVRDGEIIGAVAVEDKIRPESRAAVRALQSRGVKVAMITGDAQQVAHAVGQDLGIDEVFAEVLPQDKDTKVTQLQERGLSVAMVGDGVNDAPALARAEVGIAIGAGTDVAMESAGVVLASDDPRAVLSMIELSHASYRKMVQNLVWATGYNIVAVPLAAGVLAPIGVLLPPAAAAILMSLSTIIVALNAQLLRRIDLDPAHLAPTDGKEEHSGSISPVTVTD; this is encoded by the coding sequence ATGAGCACTCCCCACCACCACGGTGATCACCCCGCTCCGGAAACAGACCACACCCACCACCCGAATCATGCCGGTCACGAGCACCATGCGGATGCCGCCACCCACGGCCAGGCCATGCCGCACGATCATCCGCATTCCACTGTCGATGAAGAACACCAGGTCCACAGTCACGGTGAACACGCCGGCCACAGCGCCGCGATGTTCCGGGACCGCTTCTGGTGGTCGCTGATCCTGTCGGTTCCGGTGGTGTTCTTCAGCCCGATGTTCGCCGACCTGCTGGGATATAATATTCCGGAGATTCCGGGAGCCTACTGGATTCCTCCGGTCCTGGGCACGATCATCTTCCTCTACGGCGGCACCCCCTTCCTCAAGGGCGCAATGACCGAGCTGAAATCCCGCCAACCGGGCATGATGCTCCTGATCGCCATGGCGATCACCGTGGCGTTTATCGCCTCCTGGGTCACCACCCTGGGGCTGGGCGGGTTCCACCTAGATTTCTGGTGGGAACTGGCCCTGCTGGTGACCATCATGCTGCTAGGCCACTGGCTGGAGATGCGCGCTCTTGGTGCAGCCTCCTCCGCGCTTGACGCGCTGGCAGCGCTCCTGCCCGATGAGGCCGAGAAGGTCGTCGACGGGACCACCCGCACCGTAGCGATCTCAGAGCTGGCCGTCGACGATGTCGTGCTGGTCCGAGCCGGTGCCCGCGTCCCGGCCGACGGGACCATCATCGACGGAGCGGCCGAATTCGATGAGGCCATGATCACAGGCGAATCCCGACCCGTCTACCGGGATACCGGTGAGACCGTGGTGGCCGGCACCGTGGCCACCGACAACACCGTCCGTATCCGGGTGGAGGCCACCGGTGGGGACACCGCCCTGGCAGGCATCCAGCGCATGGTCGCCGACGCCCAGGCCTCCTCCTCCCGGGCCCAGGCCCTGGCCGATCGAGCCGCAGCCTTCCTGTTCTGGTTCGCCCTGATCGCAGCCCTGATCACCGCGGTGGTCTGGACCATCATCGGCAGCCCCGACGACGCGGTAGTCCGCGCCGTGACCGTGCTGATCATCGCCTGCCCGCACGCCCTGGGCCTGGCCATCCCGCTGGTCATCGCGATCTCCTCCGAGCGCGCCGCGAAATCCGGGGTGCTCATCAAGGACCGCATGGCACTCGAGCACATGCGCACCATCGACGTCGTGCTCTTCGACAAGACCGGCACCCTGACCGAAGGCGCACACGCCGTCACCGGCGTGGCTCCGGCCACGGGTATCGCCGAGGGTGAGCTGCTGGCCCTGGCCGCCGCCGCTGAGGCCGATAGTGAGCACCCCGTGGCCCGCGCGATCGTGACTGCCGCGGCCGCACACCCGGAGGCCTCGCAGCGTCAGCTGCGCGCAACCGGTTTCACCGCCGCCTCCGGCCGCGGGATCCGGGCCACCGTCGACGGTGCCGAAATCCTCGTGGGCGGGCCGAACATGCTACGCGAGTTCAATCTGACCACCCCAGGTGAGCTCGCCGACATCACCGGTTCCTGGGCACAGCGAGGTGCCGGAGTGCTCCATGTCGTCCGCGACGGTGAGATCATCGGTGCGGTGGCAGTGGAGGACAAAATCCGCCCCGAATCCCGCGCGGCGGTACGCGCCCTGCAGTCCCGTGGTGTCAAGGTGGCGATGATCACCGGCGACGCCCAGCAAGTGGCCCACGCCGTCGGTCAGGACTTAGGCATTGATGAGGTCTTCGCCGAGGTCCTGCCGCAGGACAAGGACACCAAGGTCACCCAGCTGCAGGAGCGCGGTCTGAGCGTGGCCATGGTCGGCGACGGTGTCAATGACGCCCCGGCCCTGGCCCGGGCCGAGGTCGGTATTGCGATTGGCGCGGGTACAGATGTGGCGATGGAGTCCGCCGGGGTGGTCCTGGCCAGTGATGATCCCCGGGCCGTGCTGTCGATGATCGAGCTCTCCCATGCCAGCTACCGCAAGATGGTCCAGAACCTGGTCTGGGCGACCGGGTACAACATCGTGGCCGTTCCCCTGGCCGCCGGAGTGCTCGCCCCTATCGGTGTGCTGCTTCCCCCGGCGGCCGCCGCCATCTTGATGTCCCTGTCCACGATCATCGTCGCCCTCAACGCCCAGCTGCTACGCCGGATCGACCTGGACCCGGCTCACCTAGCTCCGACCGACGGGAAGGAGGAACACAGTGGGTCGATATCCCCCGTAACCGTTACTGACTGA
- a CDS encoding YdhK family protein, translating to MKRSITLAALVLTSTLALTACSDATDNSDDADTTSTTTATAETNETHQEDTTTADDGGHDMEHPEDGGPPPEGITEATDPTYPVGSEVMLRADHMPGMDGAQATISGAFDTTTYSVSYTPTDGGEPVTDHRWVVHEELVDPGEAPLPGGTEVVLNAEHMPGMQGATATIDYSTQETVYMVDIDTGEMTMINHKWVTESEIQPAE from the coding sequence ATGAAACGCAGCATTACCCTCGCCGCCTTGGTACTGACCTCCACCCTGGCGCTGACCGCCTGCAGCGACGCCACCGACAACTCCGACGATGCCGACACCACCAGCACCACGACGGCAACCGCAGAGACCAACGAGACCCACCAGGAAGACACCACCACTGCCGACGACGGTGGTCATGACATGGAGCACCCGGAAGACGGTGGCCCGCCCCCGGAGGGCATCACTGAAGCCACGGATCCGACCTACCCGGTCGGCTCCGAGGTGATGCTCAGGGCTGATCACATGCCGGGCATGGACGGTGCGCAGGCCACGATCTCCGGGGCCTTCGACACCACCACCTACTCGGTCAGCTACACCCCGACTGACGGTGGTGAGCCGGTCACCGATCACCGGTGGGTCGTGCACGAGGAGCTTGTCGACCCGGGCGAGGCACCGCTCCCCGGCGGCACCGAGGTGGTCCTGAACGCCGAGCACATGCCGGGAATGCAGGGCGCGACCGCCACCATCGACTACTCCACGCAGGAAACGGTCTACATGGTCGACATTGACACCGGGGAGATGACCATGATCAACCACAAATGGGTCACCGAGAGCGAGATCCAACCCGCCGAATAG